A window of Polaribacter litorisediminis contains these coding sequences:
- a CDS encoding DMT family transporter, with protein MKNSTAIFYMILSVIAFAIMNGIVKYLANFSAYQIVFFRSIGTLLFTIPLIIAKKIPFFGNHKKWLLLRGVAGVVSLTCFFQSLNYLSIGTAVSMRYTSPIFAAIFAFIFLKEKIKPMQWLLFLVAFTGVLIIKGFGTDMDSTGLILVFLSAISLGIIFVVIRKIGNTENPLIIINYFMMMAFLFGGIMSINNWIAPNLVEWLLLLSLGFFGYVGQLYMTKALQSRETNLIAPLKYLEVVFMIFIGTFWFGEIYNLWTLFGVFLILIGLVYNIYLSR; from the coding sequence ATGAAGAATTCAACCGCAATTTTTTATATGATCTTAAGTGTCATCGCATTCGCTATCATGAATGGGATTGTAAAATATTTAGCTAATTTTAGCGCGTATCAAATTGTTTTTTTTAGATCTATAGGGACTTTGCTCTTTACAATTCCGCTTATCATAGCAAAAAAAATACCGTTTTTCGGAAACCATAAAAAATGGTTACTCTTAAGAGGGGTTGCAGGTGTAGTTTCGTTAACATGCTTTTTTCAATCTTTAAATTATTTATCTATAGGCACCGCAGTATCCATGCGCTATACATCTCCAATTTTTGCAGCTATTTTTGCATTTATTTTTTTAAAAGAGAAAATAAAACCGATGCAATGGTTGTTGTTTCTGGTTGCATTTACGGGGGTTCTAATTATTAAAGGATTTGGGACAGATATGGATTCTACTGGATTAATTTTAGTCTTTTTATCTGCAATTTCTTTAGGTATAATTTTTGTCGTGATTCGTAAAATAGGCAATACCGAAAACCCATTAATCATCATTAATTATTTTATGATGATGGCATTCTTGTTTGGCGGAATAATGTCTATAAATAATTGGATAGCACCTAATTTAGTAGAATGGTTGCTTTTATTAAGTTTAGGTTTTTTTGGTTATGTTGGGCAATTATATATGACGAAAGCACTGCAATCTCGTGAAACCAATCTCATTGCTCCTTTAAAGTATTTAGAAGTTGTTTTTATGATTTTTATTGGGACTTTTTGGTTTGGTGAAATTTATAATTTATGGACTTTATTTGGTGTTTTTTTAATATTGATAGGATTGGTTTATAATATTTACTTAAGTAGATGA